From the Lathyrus oleraceus cultivar Zhongwan6 chromosome 4, CAAS_Psat_ZW6_1.0, whole genome shotgun sequence genome, one window contains:
- the LOC127074889 gene encoding defensin Ec-AMP-D1 has protein sequence MARSLSLASTIFVFLFLLATEMGPAIVANARDCESPSQKFKGVCLSDRNCASVCQTEGFTGGDCKGLRQRCFCTKPC, from the exons ATGGCTCGCTCGTTGTCTTTGGCTTCCACCAtctttgtctttctttttctTCTTGCCACTG AAATGGGCCCGGCTATTGTGGCAAATGCAAGAGATTGCGAGTCACCAAGTCAAAAATTCAAAGGAGTATGTCTGAGTGATCGCAACTGTGCTTCTGTGTGCCAAACTGAGGGTTTTACCGGAGGAGATTGCAAAGGCTTACGTCAGAGATGTTTTTGCACTAAACCTTGTTAA